In Longimicrobiaceae bacterium, the genomic window ATGCTCTCCGAGTCGCTGCGCGGAGTGGTGGCGCAGCAGCTCCTGCGGAAGAAGGGGGGCGCGGGGCGCGCGGCGGCGCACGAGATCCTGGTGGGGACCCCCGCGGTGGCGAACATGATCCGCGAGGGGAAGACGTTCCAGATCCCGTCGCTGATCCAGACCGGGAAGAAGGACGGGATGGTGCAGATGGACCAGTCCATCCTGGCGCTGCTGATGTCCGGGCAGGTGGACGGCGAGGAAGCGTACGCGAAGGCCCACGACAAGGCCATGTTCAAGCAGCACCTGGAAAAGTCGCCCGGCGCGCTTCCGCAGACCGCGTAGGCTCTCCCGTTCGGGGCGGGGCCTCCTCGTGCTGCGACGCGCCGGACGCGCGAGGACGCTCGTGTACGGATGATGGACCGAAAGACTTGACCCGGTCTCCTCTGCGCCGCATCTGTATTGGGCCCGCCCCCACCCCCCACCCGTTCGTGGGAATCCATCCTGGCCCGGAGGTTTCACCTTGAAGACATACGCTCTGGTACTCGCTCCCGTCGTACTCCTCGCGGGCCTCTCCCAGGAGGCGAATGCCCAGCGGGAAACCAGGACGAAGAGCTCCAGCGAGACGACCACGGTGCGAGACAGCATGTACCTCGCGCCACGGACGAGCACGGAGAAGTCGCTCGCGGAGCTCTGGAGCCAGGTCCTTCGCGTGGAGAGGGTGGGAATGCTGGATCGTTTCTACCCCCTGGGAGGGCATTCGCTGACTGCCACGGAGCTGGCGCTGCGGATCGAATCCACTTTCGACGTCCGCATGGAGCCGAAGTTCCTGCTGGAGAACCCGTCCGTCGAGGAGACGGCGAAGGCGATCGACCGGCAGCGCCTGTCCCGGTAAGCGCTCGCCCCGCGAGGGGCGTTCCGTACTGCTGAGTCGTGGCCCCGCACCTCACCCGGTGCGGGGCCGCTCGCTTTTCAGCCGGTCGGGCGTCGGGCTCCGCTCAGGGCATGGTGATCGCGAGGCCGAGCTGCACGCCACCTCCTCGTGTGTTCAGCGCGGCGGGGGGCGCGGACCTTGCAGCCGGCCGGCCCGCGGGCGGCGGACAGGGTCCGGCGCGCCCGCGGGTTTTTTCGGGACCGGGCCACGGGCGGGATGGTGGGCTCCGAACGGCACTCACGCAGCGAGGAGAGGGCACATGGCGGACATCAACGTCGAGCGCAAGCAGCGGAACATCTGGCCGTGGATCATCGGCCTGATCGTGCTGGCGCTCCTGGTATGGCTGCTCGCGTCCATGTTCGGCAGGGACGACGAGGCGGAGGTTCCCGACGACGCGGTGGTGGTGGAGGCGCCCGCCGCGGCACCCTGAGGCACGGGCGCGAGGCGGGCGCAGATCGCTCCGCGCCCGCTTCGTTGCACCCCATGGAACGATCGTTGCGTCCAGACTCCCTCCCCCCGGCGGACGGGGTGGGAAGGAAGTTAAATCCCTCTCTCCGCCGAACTTGCGACACCTGACAACGGAGGAGGACTTCATGATGAACGACGATCTCGACCGCGTGGTACCGCTCGACCAGCTCGACGACTTCAAGGTCGCCGAGGGCGACCCGGACGTCCGTGGCTGGGAGGTCATCGGGTCCGACGGCCGCAAGATCGGCGAGGTGGATCAGCTCCTGGTGGACACCGCCGCGATGAAGGTGCGCTACCTGGACGTGGACGTGGACGGCGAGCTGGTGGCCGGCGACGCCACGGACCGCCACGTGCTGATCCCCATCGGCTACGCCCGCCTGGACGAGGACGACGACCGGATCCTGGTGGACACCCTGGCCAGCAGCGACCTCGTGGCGCTCCCGGAGTACACGCACGGGCCGATCACCCGTGACTTCGAGACCGACCTGCGCAGCCGCTTCGACACGGGCTACACGGCCGGCGCGACCACCACGGACGACGACTTCTACGCCCACGACCTCTACGACGACGACCGCTTCTACGGTGGGCGCCGGAACGTGACCGAGGGCGAGGGCCGCATGACGCTCTCCGAGGAGGAGCTGGCTGTCGGCAAGCGCCGCATGGAGGCGGGCGAGGTGGACATCCACAAGCGGGTGGAGACGGAGCACGTGTCCCGCCCGGTGACCACCACGCACGAGGAGGCCGTCATCGAGCGCCGCCCGATCACCGACCCGACCCTTTCGGCCGACGCCCGGATCGAGGGCGACGAGATCCGCGTGCCGCTGATGGAGGAGGAGGCGGTCGTGGAGAAGCGGGTGGTGCCGAAGGAGGAGCTGGTGGTCCGCAAGCGGGAGGTCGAGGAGACCGAGACCGTGGAGGCCGACCTCCGCCGCGAGCGGGTGGACGTGGACCGCGAGGGCGACGTCCGGCTCCGCGACGACCGCCGCTAGGCGGCGTTCCGACCGGCAGGTACGGGGGTGTTCCGGGCTTCCCGGGGCGCCCCCTTCGCCGTCCGGCCCCCGCGGCTGGACGGTGGCCCTCCCGGCCCTACATTGTCGCCCATGCGTCTCCCTCCCTCCTCCCCCGAGCGATGCCCGAGCCTGCCCCGGACGGTCGTGGACCCTGCGTGCTCGCGCTGGACGTGGGGAGCTCCTCCGTCCGCGCCCGGGCGTACGACGCGGCGGGGCGCGCGCTGGCAGCGGTGCCCACGGCGAGGGTGGAGTGCGTGTGGACGGCGACCCCGGAAGGGGGGATGGAGACCGCCGCGGACGGGCTCCTCCAGGCGGTGGCGGAGGTGCTGGACACGGCGGTGGCCCGGCTGCGGGCGGCCGGGGTGGAGGTGTCCGCCGTCTCGACGGCCACCTTCTGGCACTCGCTGCTGGGCGTGGGGGCGGACGGGCGGCCGCTGACCCCGGTGTACGGCTGGGGCGACATGCGCGCCGCCGACGCCGCGCTCCGGCTCCGGGAGCGGGTGGACGAGTCCGCCATGCACGCCCGCACGGGGTGCTTCCTGCACCCCAGCTACCCCGCCGTGAAGCTTCTCTGGCTCCGCGGGGCCGCGGGTGATACCTTCTCGCGCGCCGCCGCCTGGATGTCGTTCGCGGAGTACCTGGAGCTGCGCTTCTTCGGGGTGCGGCGGTGCTCGCTCTCCATGGCCTCGGGGACGGGGCTGCTGGACCTGCGGCGCCGCGCGTGGGACGCGGAGATGCTGGAGATGGTGGGGGTCGCGGAGGAGGCGCTCTCGCCGCTGGTGGACGCGGACGCGCCCGCGCTCCCCCTCCGGGCCGAGTGGGCGCGCCGCTGGCCGGAGCTGGACGGGATCCCCTGGCTCCCCCCCCTCGGCGACGGCGCCTGCGCCAACCTGGGGAGCGGGGCTTCCGGCGAGGCCCCCGTGGGGGTGACGGTGGGGACCTCCGCGGCGGTGCGCGCCCTCTGGCGGGGCGAGCCGGTGCGCATCCCCCGGGGCCTCTGGTGCTACCGGCTGGACGCGGAGCGGCTGGTGATGGGGCGTGCCCTCTCCAACGCCGGGAACGGCGTGGCCTGGCTGCGGGAGAGCTGGCGCCTCCCCCCCGAGGCCGAGGCCGAGGCGGAGATCGCCGCCATGCAGCCGCACGCGCACGGGCTCCTCGTCCTCCCCCTGCTCCTGGGCGAGCGCGCCCCGGGGTGGGAGGAGTGGCGGGGCGCCTCGATCCTGGGGCTCACCCGGGCCACCCGCCCGGTGGAGGTGCTCCGCGCGTGGCTGGAGGGGGTCTCGTACCACCTCGCCGGGGCGCTGGACGCGCTGGAGGGGGCGCTGGGGCCGGTGTCGCAGGTGGTCGCGAGCGGGGGCGCGATGCATGCGTCCCCCACCTGGCGCCGGATCCTGGCCGACGTGCTGGGGCGCCGGGTGGTGCTCTCGCGCGAGCGGGAGGAGACCAGCCGCGGGGCCGCGCTGATGGCGCTGGAGCGGCTGGGCGTGCTCCCGGCCGGGGCGGCGGAGGCGCCCCCGACGGAGGACCCCTCCGAGCCCGACCCCGTCCGCCACGAGCGGTACCGCGCCGCGCGCGCGCGCCAGGCGGAGGCGGAGGCGCTCCTCGCCCGGCTCGGCCCCGCGGACGCGGCGGAGGGCGGCGGGCCCTGAAGGACCACAACGGAAACCCCGGACGACCTCGATGGCTTCTTCCACGACGACGGAGCGGAGCGCGCTGGACGAGCTCTGCATCAACACGATCCGCACCCTCTCCATGGACGCGGTCCAGAAGGCGAACTCCGGGCACCCGGGGACGCCCATGGCGCTCGCGCCGCTGGCGTACGCCGTCTGGACCCGGCACCTGCGCCACAACCCGCGCGACCCCCGGTGGGCGGACCGCGACCGCTTCATCCTGTCGGCGGGGCACGCGTCCATGCTCCTGTACTCCATGCTGTACCTGACCGGGTACGGCCTGACGCTGGACGACCTCCGCGGCTTCCGGCAGTGGCAGAGCCGCACGCCCGGCCACCCGGAGTACGGGCACACGCCGGGGGTGGAGACCACCACGGGGCCGCTGGGGCAGGGAATGGCGAACGGGGTGGGGATGGCGATGGCGGAGGCGCACCTGGCCGCGCTCTACAACCGCCCGGGGCACGAGGTCGTGGACCACTACGTGTACGCCATCTGCTCGGACGGCGACCTCATGGAGGGGGTGGCGGCGGAGGCGGCCTCGCTCGCCGGGCACCTGAAGCTGGGGAAGCTGATCTACTTCTGGGACGACAACCGCATCACCATCGAGGGCGACACGGACCTGGCCTTCACCGAGGACGTGCTGGGGCGCTTCGAGGCGCAGGGCTGGCACACGCTGCGGGTGGAGGATGGCAACGACCTTGAGGCGATCGACGCGGCCATCGAGGCCGCCAAGGCGGACCCGCGCCCCTCCATGATCGGGGTGCGCACCATCATCGGCTACGGATCGCCGGGGAAGGCGGGGAGCGAGAAGGCGCACGGGGAGCCGCTGGGCGAGGAGGAGATCGCCCGCACCAAGGCCAACCTGGGGTGGGAGTGGACGGAGCCCTTCCACGTCCCGGAGGAGGCGCTGGAGCACATGCGCCGGGCGGTCGAGCGCGGCCGGGAGATGCAGGCGGAGTGGGAGCGGCGCCGCGCCGCGTACGAGGCGGCGCACCCGGACGCGGCGGCGGAGCTGGCCGCGGCGCTGGAGGGGCGCCTCCCGGAGGGGTGGGACGCCGACCTCCCGGAGTGGA contains:
- a CDS encoding phosphopantetheine-binding protein, translated to MKTYALVLAPVVLLAGLSQEANAQRETRTKSSSETTTVRDSMYLAPRTSTEKSLAELWSQVLRVERVGMLDRFYPLGGHSLTATELALRIESTFDVRMEPKFLLENPSVEETAKAIDRQRLSR
- a CDS encoding gluconokinase yields the protein MPEPAPDGRGPCVLALDVGSSSVRARAYDAAGRALAAVPTARVECVWTATPEGGMETAADGLLQAVAEVLDTAVARLRAAGVEVSAVSTATFWHSLLGVGADGRPLTPVYGWGDMRAADAALRLRERVDESAMHARTGCFLHPSYPAVKLLWLRGAAGDTFSRAAAWMSFAEYLELRFFGVRRCSLSMASGTGLLDLRRRAWDAEMLEMVGVAEEALSPLVDADAPALPLRAEWARRWPELDGIPWLPPLGDGACANLGSGASGEAPVGVTVGTSAAVRALWRGEPVRIPRGLWCYRLDAERLVMGRALSNAGNGVAWLRESWRLPPEAEAEAEIAAMQPHAHGLLVLPLLLGERAPGWEEWRGASILGLTRATRPVEVLRAWLEGVSYHLAGALDALEGALGPVSQVVASGGAMHASPTWRRILADVLGRRVVLSREREETSRGAALMALERLGVLPAGAAEAPPTEDPSEPDPVRHERYRAARARQAEAEALLARLGPADAAEGGGP
- the tkt gene encoding transketolase, producing MASSTTTERSALDELCINTIRTLSMDAVQKANSGHPGTPMALAPLAYAVWTRHLRHNPRDPRWADRDRFILSAGHASMLLYSMLYLTGYGLTLDDLRGFRQWQSRTPGHPEYGHTPGVETTTGPLGQGMANGVGMAMAEAHLAALYNRPGHEVVDHYVYAICSDGDLMEGVAAEAASLAGHLKLGKLIYFWDDNRITIEGDTDLAFTEDVLGRFEAQGWHTLRVEDGNDLEAIDAAIEAAKADPRPSMIGVRTIIGYGSPGKAGSEKAHGEPLGEEEIARTKANLGWEWTEPFHVPEEALEHMRRAVERGREMQAEWERRRAAYEAAHPDAAAELAAALEGRLPEGWDADLPEWTAQDKPIATRAASGKALNAIAAQVPWLVGGSADLAPSNNTNIAGAANFGPGGYGGRILHFGVREHAMGSVMNGMALHGGVRVFGGTFLIFSDYMRPPIRLAALMEQPTIYVFTHDSVGLGEDGPTHQPIEQLPALRGIPGLVDLRPADAAETVEAWRWIMRHDDSPAFLALTRQAVPHLDRNLYAPASGLARGAYVLADAERERPEVILIASGSEVHVALEARERLHGEGIQARVVSMPSWTLFARQPREYRDEVLPPEVRARVSVEAASPMGWHRWVGSEGETVGITHFGASAPAKNIFNELGFTAENVAAKARCALGLEGPSPELEEGLAAAGPTRHGGDESAAGGEG
- a CDS encoding DUF2382 domain-containing protein, yielding MMNDDLDRVVPLDQLDDFKVAEGDPDVRGWEVIGSDGRKIGEVDQLLVDTAAMKVRYLDVDVDGELVAGDATDRHVLIPIGYARLDEDDDRILVDTLASSDLVALPEYTHGPITRDFETDLRSRFDTGYTAGATTTDDDFYAHDLYDDDRFYGGRRNVTEGEGRMTLSEEELAVGKRRMEAGEVDIHKRVETEHVSRPVTTTHEEAVIERRPITDPTLSADARIEGDEIRVPLMEEEAVVEKRVVPKEELVVRKREVEETETVEADLRRERVDVDREGDVRLRDDRR